In Ochrobactrum vermis, the following proteins share a genomic window:
- a CDS encoding acetyl-CoA hydrolase/transferase family protein → MLEARIRNTTLRDKIITAEKAASLIEDGMIVGMSGFTRAGDAKAVPIAMAARAATDPFKITLITGASLGHDVDKILTEAHVLARRMPFQVDRTLRSAINRGEVMFIDQHLSETVEQLRSNQIGPIDYAVVEALAITESGGIIPTTSIGNSASFAILADKVIVEVNLNQPMALEGLHDIYIPTKRPSRDPIPVTACDSRVGLPYIPIPPEKIAGIVITQENDSASTVEPADGETIAIASHLIEFLMHEVATGRLDLTLNPLQAGIGTIANAVLNGFADSPFHNLRMYSEVLQDSTFDLFDAGKLDFASGSSITLSPACGERVFNNIDRYREKLILRPQEISNHPEVIRRLGIIGINTALEFDIYGNVNSTHVDGTHMMNGIGGSGDFARNAFISIFVTKSEAKSGAISSVVPMVTHVDHTEHDVDILVTEQGLADLRGLAPRERARVIIDNCAHPDYRPQLNDYFDRACARGGHTPHLIEEAFSWHQRRRETGSMRG, encoded by the coding sequence ATGCTGGAAGCACGTATTCGAAACACTACGCTTCGCGATAAAATCATTACTGCGGAAAAGGCCGCTAGCCTTATCGAAGACGGAATGATCGTCGGCATGAGCGGTTTTACCCGCGCTGGCGACGCCAAGGCCGTGCCGATCGCCATGGCCGCCCGTGCCGCAACAGATCCCTTTAAAATCACGCTGATTACCGGTGCATCGCTCGGGCACGACGTCGACAAGATTCTGACCGAAGCACACGTGCTGGCCCGGCGCATGCCATTTCAGGTCGACAGAACCCTGCGCTCCGCAATCAATCGCGGCGAGGTGATGTTCATCGACCAGCATCTTTCCGAAACTGTCGAGCAATTGCGTTCGAACCAGATCGGCCCCATCGACTATGCTGTCGTCGAGGCCCTGGCGATTACCGAAAGCGGCGGGATCATTCCCACGACATCTATCGGCAATTCGGCAAGCTTTGCCATTCTCGCGGACAAGGTCATCGTTGAAGTGAACCTCAACCAGCCTATGGCACTTGAAGGTCTGCACGATATCTATATTCCCACGAAGCGCCCTTCCCGCGACCCCATACCGGTCACAGCATGCGACAGCCGCGTTGGCCTGCCCTATATTCCGATACCGCCGGAAAAGATCGCGGGCATTGTCATCACGCAGGAGAACGACAGCGCTTCGACCGTGGAGCCTGCCGACGGTGAAACGATTGCCATCGCGAGCCATCTGATCGAGTTTCTGATGCATGAAGTGGCAACTGGGCGGCTCGACCTGACGCTCAATCCTCTACAGGCTGGCATCGGAACCATCGCCAATGCGGTGTTGAATGGTTTCGCCGATAGCCCGTTCCACAATCTGCGCATGTATAGCGAAGTGTTGCAGGACAGCACCTTCGACCTCTTCGACGCCGGAAAACTCGATTTTGCATCGGGATCATCGATCACGCTCAGCCCTGCCTGCGGAGAACGAGTCTTCAATAATATCGACCGCTACCGTGAAAAGCTCATTCTGCGTCCGCAGGAAATCAGCAACCATCCGGAAGTCATCCGCCGTCTCGGCATCATCGGCATAAATACCGCGTTGGAATTCGACATTTATGGCAATGTGAATTCCACGCATGTAGACGGCACACATATGATGAACGGCATCGGTGGCTCCGGCGATTTTGCCCGCAACGCATTCATCTCGATCTTCGTCACCAAGTCCGAAGCCAAAAGCGGCGCCATATCATCCGTCGTGCCCATGGTTACGCATGTCGATCATACCGAGCACGATGTGGATATTCTGGTTACCGAACAGGGTCTCGCCGACTTGCGCGGCCTTGCTCCACGGGAGCGAGCGCGTGTCATCATTGATAATTGCGCCCATCCGGATTATCGCCCACAGCTCAATGATTATTTCGACCGGGCGTGCGCACGTGGGGGGCATACGCCTCACCTGATCGAAGAAGCCTTTAGCTGGCATCAACGTCGTCGCGAGACGGGCAGCATGCGCGGCTGA
- a CDS encoding ISNCY family transposase yields MPCLITMSQKELHRLEVVQKIRDLRLSVVQAAELLGLSRSQVHRLLQAYDRDGPAGLVSKKRSRPSNRRHSEDFRNMALDLIRERYLDFGPTLAREKLIELHRISVAKETLRQWMTEAGIWISRRERKKRVFQPRGRRDCFVELVQIDGSHHWWFENRGPKCALLVYIDDATGKLLHLRFAGSENTFDYLHATKAYLQQWGKPLAFYSDKHGVFRSLHASKKDRASGLTQFGRALYELNIDIICANTPQAKGRVERANQTLQDRLVKEMRLRGIDTIEAANAYATEFIMDFNTRFGKQPRNPKDMHRPLAEHENLDGAMCRKEVRTLSQSLTLRYDKVLFILDPTEISRPLAGQKVIVCDYPDGRLEIMHKSFSLPYRTFDTLRSVHRAEVVDNKRLDDMLSIVAEMQAGREEKRSGPRRTGQTNHMFGIRDGSVGNGYQKRGRKPGRRTDFMNDPEVIARREKALARIEAGK; encoded by the coding sequence ATGCCCTGTTTGATCACCATGTCGCAGAAAGAATTGCATCGCCTCGAAGTCGTCCAGAAGATCCGTGATCTACGCCTGAGCGTTGTCCAGGCGGCTGAGCTGCTTGGCCTCAGTCGAAGTCAGGTTCACAGGCTGCTGCAAGCCTATGACCGGGATGGTCCAGCTGGCCTCGTTTCCAAGAAGCGATCGCGTCCGAGCAACCGGCGTCACAGCGAGGATTTCCGTAATATGGCGCTGGACCTGATCCGCGAACGCTATCTGGATTTCGGTCCGACGCTGGCGCGCGAGAAGCTGATCGAACTGCACCGGATCTCTGTTGCCAAGGAGACGCTGCGGCAATGGATGACCGAGGCCGGCATCTGGATCTCGCGCCGGGAACGCAAGAAACGGGTTTTCCAGCCACGCGGCCGGCGCGACTGCTTTGTCGAACTGGTGCAGATCGACGGCTCGCATCACTGGTGGTTCGAGAACCGCGGCCCCAAATGCGCCCTGCTCGTCTACATCGATGACGCCACCGGCAAGCTCTTGCATCTTCGCTTTGCCGGATCGGAAAATACGTTCGACTATCTGCATGCGACGAAGGCTTATCTGCAGCAATGGGGCAAGCCGCTGGCTTTCTACAGCGACAAGCATGGCGTTTTCCGCTCGCTCCATGCGTCGAAGAAAGACCGGGCGAGCGGTCTGACGCAGTTCGGCCGGGCGCTTTACGAGCTCAACATCGACATCATCTGTGCCAATACCCCACAGGCCAAAGGCCGTGTGGAACGTGCCAACCAGACGCTGCAGGATCGGCTGGTCAAGGAGATGCGGCTGCGCGGCATCGACACGATCGAGGCCGCCAATGCCTATGCCACTGAGTTCATTATGGATTTCAACACTCGCTTCGGCAAGCAACCACGCAATCCGAAGGACATGCACCGGCCACTGGCCGAGCATGAGAACCTTGATGGCGCCATGTGCCGCAAGGAAGTCCGCACCCTTTCGCAGTCATTGACGCTGCGCTACGACAAGGTGCTGTTCATTCTCGACCCGACCGAGATTTCCAGGCCATTGGCGGGCCAGAAGGTGATCGTCTGCGATTATCCGGACGGCCGGCTCGAGATCATGCACAAGAGCTTTTCCCTGCCCTACAGAACCTTCGACACGTTGCGCTCGGTGCATCGTGCGGAGGTTGTCGATAACAAGCGGCTGGACGACATGCTGTCAATTGTCGCCGAGATGCAAGCTGGACGCGAAGAGAAACGGAGCGGCCCGCGCCGAACAGGTCAGACAAACCATATGTTTGGCATACGCGATGGCAGCGTCGGTAATGGTTATCAGAAACGTGGGCGCAAGCCGGGACGCAGGACCGATTTCATGAACGATCCGGAGGTCATTGCCAGACGTGAGAAGGCGCTGGCGCGAATAGAAGCTGGGAAATGA
- a CDS encoding Thivi_2564 family membrane protein: MSILISLLITILVIFLVLYLINMLPLDAKVKQIAQVIVIIIGIISLLKYLAVF, from the coding sequence ATGTCCATCCTCATCAGCCTTCTGATAACAATCCTTGTTATCTTCCTCGTGCTTTATCTCATCAACATGCTGCCTCTGGACGCCAAGGTTAAACAGATCGCTCAAGTTATCGTGATCATCATTGGCATAATTTCACTTCTGAAATATCTGGCGGTCTTCTGA
- a CDS encoding bile acid:sodium symporter family protein, with protein MRFLPDKFTSMLIVTILIASVLPVHGDFADWFALATKFAVGLLFFLHGARLSREAVVAGITHWRLHLAVLSSTFILFPILGLMAGWTVPGLSQSAFYTGILFLCVLPSTVQSSIAFTSIAGGNVSAAIVSASASNIFGMFLTPLLVGLLFAVKGGGGISIDALESILLQLLAPFVLGQILQPLIGNFMRRHSKALGFVDRGSILMVVYLAFSEAVVEGLWRTVSWEDLGMMVGVNIILLVAVLLATWYGSKWLGFNRPDRITIMFCGSKKSLASGAPMASAIFAGANVGSIVLPLMLFHQIQLMACAVIARKLADHKGHEDRITAAAE; from the coding sequence ATGCGTTTCCTGCCTGACAAATTCACCAGCATGCTGATCGTGACCATTCTGATTGCGTCCGTGCTTCCCGTGCACGGTGACTTTGCAGACTGGTTTGCATTGGCGACGAAATTTGCTGTCGGGCTGCTGTTCTTCCTTCACGGAGCACGGCTCTCGCGCGAGGCCGTGGTTGCAGGCATAACGCACTGGAGACTGCATCTGGCGGTACTCTCTTCGACATTCATCCTTTTCCCGATTCTTGGCCTGATGGCAGGCTGGACAGTTCCAGGCTTGTCGCAGTCAGCCTTCTATACCGGTATCCTCTTTCTCTGTGTCCTGCCTTCTACGGTTCAGTCGTCCATCGCCTTTACCTCGATAGCTGGAGGCAATGTTTCGGCGGCAATCGTATCGGCTTCCGCATCGAATATTTTCGGCATGTTCCTCACTCCGCTGCTGGTCGGCCTGTTGTTCGCGGTAAAAGGCGGCGGCGGGATATCGATCGATGCGCTGGAATCCATCCTGCTGCAATTGCTTGCTCCATTCGTGCTCGGGCAGATCCTGCAGCCATTGATCGGCAACTTCATGAGACGCCACAGCAAAGCGCTTGGCTTTGTTGACCGGGGCTCGATCCTGATGGTTGTTTATCTGGCTTTCAGTGAAGCGGTGGTCGAAGGCCTTTGGCGCACCGTTTCGTGGGAGGATCTCGGCATGATGGTCGGCGTCAATATCATTTTGCTCGTCGCTGTGCTGCTCGCCACATGGTACGGCAGCAAATGGCTCGGCTTCAACCGTCCTGATCGCATAACCATCATGTTCTGCGGATCAAAGAAGAGCCTTGCCAGCGGTGCGCCGATGGCAAGCGCAATTTTCGCCGGCGCGAATGTGGGCAGCATCGTTTTGCCATTGATGCTCTTTCACCAGATCCAGCTTATGGCCTGTGCAGTGATTGCACGAAAACTTGCGGATCATAAGGGCCATGAAGACCGCATTACCGCTGCTGCGGAGTAA
- the galE gene encoding UDP-glucose 4-epimerase GalE, protein MTILVTGGAGYIGSHTCVQLIEAGHDVVVVDNFDNSHPEALHRIEQITGRAPRRESGDIRDRAFLEQVIRRHKCTAVIHFAGLKAVGESSEKPMLYYDCNVVGTLRLLQAMEATGVKTLVFSSSATVYGDPQKLPITEDQPLSATNPYGRTKLVIEDMLRDLYNGDNSWKIAILRYFNPVGAHESGLIGEDPKGIPNNLMPIIAQVATGRREKLNVWGNDYPTPDGTGVRDYIHVVDLAAGHLKALKKLDEPQCFSVNLGTGQGYSVLDVVKAFEHVSNREIKYEIAPRRPGDVAECYADPTFAQNFLGWSAEKNLREMCQDIWHWQSKNPNGYE, encoded by the coding sequence ATGACAATTCTTGTGACTGGCGGCGCGGGCTATATCGGCTCGCACACCTGTGTTCAGCTCATCGAGGCAGGCCACGACGTGGTTGTGGTCGACAATTTTGACAATAGCCACCCGGAAGCCCTGCATCGCATCGAACAGATTACAGGGCGCGCGCCACGCCGCGAATCCGGAGATATCCGCGATCGCGCCTTTCTGGAACAAGTGATCAGGCGTCATAAATGCACTGCCGTCATTCACTTTGCCGGTCTGAAAGCCGTTGGGGAATCGAGCGAAAAGCCGATGCTTTATTATGATTGCAACGTAGTGGGCACGCTGCGGCTGTTGCAAGCCATGGAAGCAACCGGAGTCAAGACACTGGTTTTCAGCTCATCCGCCACGGTTTACGGCGATCCGCAAAAATTGCCAATCACCGAGGACCAGCCACTGTCGGCAACGAACCCCTATGGTCGAACGAAGCTCGTCATCGAAGACATGCTTCGCGACCTCTACAATGGCGACAATAGCTGGAAGATCGCTATCCTGCGTTATTTCAACCCGGTTGGCGCACATGAGAGCGGCCTTATCGGCGAAGATCCAAAGGGTATTCCGAACAATCTGATGCCGATCATCGCTCAGGTCGCCACTGGCCGTCGCGAAAAACTGAATGTCTGGGGCAATGACTATCCGACACCCGATGGCACCGGCGTTCGCGACTATATCCATGTAGTGGATCTGGCCGCAGGCCATCTGAAGGCACTCAAGAAGCTTGATGAGCCGCAATGCTTCTCGGTCAATCTCGGCACGGGGCAGGGCTATAGCGTTCTCGATGTCGTCAAGGCTTTCGAACATGTTTCGAACCGTGAGATCAAATACGAGATTGCGCCGCGCCGTCCGGGTGACGTGGCCGAGTGCTATGCCGACCCTACTTTTGCCCAGAATTTCCTTGGCTGGTCGGCAGAGAAGAACCTGCGCGAGATGTGCCAGGATATATGGCACTGGCAATCGAAGAACCCCAACGGCTATGAATGA
- a CDS encoding class I SAM-dependent DNA methyltransferase gives MAEDEKQAFDQEALAEAYNRALALEKAGDFDAAAKAYEDVLRIDPEDHGGAAVRLASMGRGAVPLKAPDAYVSTLFDQHAEMFDTILVDQLGYDVPLQLREMLLEMNGEFFAERMLDLGCGTGLSADALDDMAEHKTGVDISENMIEVAYEKGDYHALFVGEAVRFLETTDEPDWDLIIATDVLPYMGELDKFFAGVAAHLASGGHFGFSSETLDDARLAGRVFMVGDYQRFAHAQSYVRAMLDNHGMDCVRCNDIVVRSEQGSPVPGHLYVARRR, from the coding sequence ATGGCTGAGGACGAAAAGCAGGCTTTTGATCAGGAAGCGCTTGCAGAAGCCTATAACCGGGCACTTGCGCTGGAAAAGGCCGGTGATTTCGATGCCGCTGCCAAGGCCTATGAAGACGTGCTGCGGATCGATCCTGAGGATCACGGCGGCGCTGCTGTGCGGCTTGCCAGCATGGGACGCGGCGCTGTTCCGCTCAAGGCACCGGATGCCTACGTGTCAACGCTTTTCGATCAACATGCCGAAATGTTCGATACGATCCTTGTCGATCAGCTCGGTTACGACGTTCCGTTGCAGTTGCGCGAAATGCTCCTTGAGATGAATGGAGAGTTTTTCGCAGAACGCATGCTTGATCTGGGTTGCGGTACAGGGCTATCCGCCGATGCACTCGATGATATGGCTGAACACAAGACCGGCGTCGATATTTCCGAGAACATGATAGAGGTCGCTTACGAAAAAGGCGATTATCATGCGCTGTTCGTCGGCGAAGCTGTACGTTTCCTCGAAACCACCGACGAACCGGATTGGGATCTGATTATCGCCACGGACGTTCTGCCTTATATGGGCGAACTCGACAAATTTTTCGCCGGCGTTGCCGCACATCTGGCGTCGGGCGGACATTTCGGCTTTTCCAGTGAGACGCTCGATGATGCGAGACTTGCCGGTCGTGTATTCATGGTCGGCGACTATCAGCGTTTTGCCCACGCACAATCCTATGTGCGCGCAATGCTCGACAATCACGGAATGGACTGTGTGCGGTGCAACGATATTGTCGTGCGCAGCGAACAAGGATCACCGGTTCCAGGACATCTCTATGTCGCTCGGCGCAGATGA